The genome window acacacacatgtataaTGATGAAAGCAACATGAAAGTGGAatatatattcaaacacccttGTTgtaccttcattttttttttccttttttcgaaTCGGGAATAAGGAAATGATTTTCACATTTACCTTTCACCTAAAATTACTGTGCTTTCTTCTGTATCTTGATTCActattgatttattcaattatgTGGTTAGAAGCAAGAACAAAAGTACAAAAGAATGACGAGGGAGTGTGGAAATCATTTCTCCGAGAGTAAATATCTCCTCCTACTTTGCATCTCGAGCAACTTCAAGGTTAATGTACACTGTAACAAAAAAAAGGCactgttttttaattttattttttagaagaaaaaaaattaatcacatGAACAGTGAACTGACCTCACAATGCAGCAgataagcaaaaaaaaaaaaaggacttttaacaaaacactactggtactatttacttttaacaaaaaatcacatttatacatttatctagtactattcactgtACCTTTAAAAAATGCTTTACATTAAAAGTGAAGTTTTTTTagactttttattaattttcttaaaaaattttCGTCAAGTAAAACCCAATAAGAGTTGTCCATGTCCCTCATTGGGTTAGGATCCATGGAAGTCAATGCTAGTTTAGCCCAAGGCATACATAGTAAAGCCCAATAAGGTCCAAGCCTCCAGATTAGACCCCCAAAAAATTTAGCGAATTTCAGactctcagttttttttttttttaaatccttttgcatttatttatttattttatctcaattgattttacttttagGTAGTCAGACTGtagttagaaaataaaattgcatAAGGAATAATTAACATAATTATCGATATGAAGAACATTGGAAATTATAGAATGTGCTCGTATCGCAATCATTGTTTACTTACAAGTAATATGATTTTTCTTTCCCAACGTTACCTCATCTAGCATGTCATTTGATGGGAGCCCTAgtgtgactttttttttttgaacggtATTATCTACTCTAAGGAGTTAGGGAGCAGGTTAAGTCTCACAATAAGCTCGaaataatgtagtttaaattcaccaacaagaatcaaacctaagacttctTATTTACaaaatcacaattaaaaataaatattcctAAACTGTAGTACTGAATGACGGACTCCCTAATTTGACTTGGAAATATTGATAAATGGATGGTGTGATCGGTGAAATTTCGAGGCTATGAGCCAATGAGCACATAACGGGGAAGTAAAGGCGCATAGAAATTTGGACTTTCATGggcactttttttttctatattcttTTTTGTTGGACTATGTGGGCCGGACGGTGTGAGTTCATGGGTTAAAAGTCTCTGTTCTGGATTGTTCGAGAAGGATTTTGGAAATACACGGTTAGGTCAATCCGATTGACAAATTTGCCATTGTGAGTTGTATTATCAGTGATCCATAGATCTATATATATAGGACTTAGGAGGAGTTGGTTGACCAAAAAATGGTTAGGAGTTAGGGAAGAGGATACTCTCTGGATTCATTTTGTGGGGATTTTTAATCGTTTATTGTACATCATGCAATTAATTTTGGTCTGACCGCACAATGCACGAAAAATGGCTAAAATGCAAGAATCTCTAGAATCACCACAATTTAGATCCGAATGAGATCCAAATCCAAGAGTTAGGCCCCTAGTAGAAGAAGATGAATGACGGTAAGGGTAGTCCATGATGTATCTAATTTCAACCAAATTAAAGTATATTGTGACACATAAAAGATGAATAGTTGTTTACATGTCAATTTTCATAAATAAGTCGCACACCTTTATAATAAATTAGAAATGTGATAATTGATATAGCCAACAAACGAAAACAAATAGTGTGCAAGACAATGAAAACAATGTGCGCTTATCGAGTTCGTTTGAAAGTGTTGTTAAAATAACATTAAGAGAAAATgagtgggtttagcctcacaatgagctaacaataatgcggttaatcaaacctaaaatatctcgcttacaagtgaagatgaatacaacTAGCCGTCATACTAAGTGCCAATCAATCCTTACTTAGAATGCAAGTAAACCttgaaaaaaacacttaaaatactttttgcaagaagcacttcaagtacttttaggataaaaaaatatttccttATTTCCTAACAGCagttttagtcattttaaaaatacttctaAACAAACACTCCATTTCCCATGCCTTGCGTTTATAATATCATTGAAGTCTAAAGCCACTTATTGTCAATATTTCCTTTCACTcttcaaagaaaataaatttggaaAAGGAGATAAGGGCATTATTGTCATAAAAAttcgaaaagagaaaagagtgaAATCTTTGAAATACAAACCACCTCCACGTGTCCCAATACCTTTAATATATTCTATTTCTATTTAGGTTCCCAGCACGCGTCCGGATTTAAGATTAGTCCACCTATCAATTCTATATTTCCTAATCTTGGACGGAAAGATATCATGTCTGTATCTCTTCTACTAAAATCATCAGATCAAGTGATTCGGACTTTTAAAGTTTTATCCAACGATCCACGTATTTTGATCTCTTAaatgttataataatttttaacggttagatgaaattttaaaaatgtgaaTTATTTGATCCGGTGGTCTTGGTAGAAGAGATCCGGGAAACATCTCTTTCAAACTTGGACCAACTACTATAAAATCAATATCTTAAAACCCACCCTTCCCAAATTCACGTTTCCAATTCTCTCAAAAAATTTCCACCCCTCCCAAAATCCCAATCCAATTTTCTCATCCTCCCCAGTCGATCGAGTTTTTCCGCCGATTAATTCCAGCTTCAACTTTTCGAGAGCGATCATGAACGGAGACAAAGCGAATTACGAGACCTCGTGGGCCGATCAGTGGGATTACAACAACAACTCCACCTACCCCGTCGAAGTCAAGGGCGACGGCGGAGTCGCCGCAAAATGCAAGCAGAAGGTCGGGGAAGGCCTGGTGAAGACCAAGGCGGTGGCTTCGACCGGCGCTAAGAAGGTCAAGGTAGGCGCCTCCGCTGGATTTCATTGGATCAAAGAGAAGTGCCAGAAGACTACCTCCAAGCGTTGATTTTTAAGTTTCTTGTAAATTTCTTGATACAGAATTTAATTTCTTCGTTTTTTGCATGAATTTACAAATCGtgatcttcttttttttgttttatttaccgTTTTGATGATAaatatgtttattttattttctgtaaGTATTTTTCTTACCATATCTGCcaaaaatcaaaaggaaaaaaatctgAATCTAATTTGCAGGCATAAATCTAGCGTAGAAGACTACCAGAAATAACATAACGATCCAATTTTAtcattttctatatatatatatatatatatatatttcatttatttctGTTCATCTGCGAGGCAAAATTACTGGTTGTTATTGTTGAAATTTTAGCCACGTGGTTTCCCGTAGTCGTTACGTGTTAATTTATAATGAAACGGTAAAATCACATAACGCTTATAATAAAATGGAAAAATGAGTAACGTGTTCTGAGATCACTGAAAAATTGTTCGAGATTGTTGCCAATTCGCTTATCATGCTGTATGGATGGCCAACTATTTTATATTTGAGAGCATTTTCATATTGGGAGCTGAGATTGGAAGATCGGAGTCAGGTCCCCATTCCTACCGGGTCGGGTCTAACCCACGGATAAATTCTTCGATTCAAACGACTGAACCATGTGCGGATATGGAAACATCACGTGACAATTGTCGTTTAAGAACAGATTTCTACACGTTTAGATTGAGCAGGAACTATTTAGTCCAGTCCAGCACTTAGCCCAGGACTTGGCTAATGGAATGCTAATTCCTAAGCCCAAATTGCAAAGTTGCATTCGTGCATATGTTCTACAAGTTCCAAGTCTGGACTGGGCTATATAATTTggaaaaccaaattttgtaaatcaaataattcggatattattaattaaattattatttaaatgttgattaacataCACTTAACATACTTATTTTATATTGATGACACGTTCGtatatttagtttaaaattttggtctctctagcattatcctatATGTCACTCTTACTACATAATTGTACCATTGTTTGTACAATCTCTCTAATTGAGATGAGACCCACATGTATTAGTGGGCCctacctctattagagagatgtaAAATATGTGGTGAGTGTAGCATTACTCATATAGATATAGTTGTTGAATGCATACAACAAAAAGTAGCCAACGAGGGTTGGCTTGGTTAGTAAGGTTCATGTCTTGTGTAGTGCCCCAGTATGTTTGAGTCTTGCTGCCAACCGTTCTTATTGGTGCGCGATCTATAAATTCCTAAGAAAATTCATATCAGTGGCAATTGGCAGCTAGATGTCACGCGTAAGTCCTTCCAGCTCAAGATTGTGGTTATGTCGTGATGCTAGTGGTGAGAGCAACTAATCCCCACCCCTAAATTTTAATCAACAAACTTACATAAAAAGGTTTATCAACAACCCCACCACTAGTTCCATAGTaatgaacaaaataaataattaattaattaaaaaagaattaaagaCCCTCGTTCCTTCCTCCCGCTAAAATTCAAGAGAGCTCTCTTTAAATGAAGCATTCTAAACACCGGAATTTCCGTCGAGTTTTCAGCCGTTGAAATCCTCCTCACGCGATCCGCACTTTCAGATTCCACACTACTAATAACACAAcataaattcaattcaattcgatCCGATCCCATTCGACTCACCTCACTCGCTCCCTCACCGGTCCAACAATTAATTTGTTATAGTTTGGAAGAGCATCAGCGCTAGCTGAAAAATGGCGGTCCGCGTTCCGAGACGGCAGTTATTCATCGACGGGGAGTGGAGAGAACCGTCCCTCAAGAAACGCATTCCGGTCATCAACCCTGCCACTGAAGAAACCATCGGTCTCTCTCTTCCTCGACTCTCTAtgcttttttatattttgattgtCGAAATATTGATTTGTGGTATGTAACTTGTTTTTCAAGTTAGGGCTCGTTCGAAAATGAATTTCTGAAAAGCAATTGTGGTCATAAGCACTTTTAAGCTTTGAAAGAGGCGCATATAATATTGTGATACAAAATTTATTGTTAAAGCACTTGTAGGAAATTTTTCATCTTAGAAATACTTCTAACTTTTTCTGACAATTAAGCGCTTTTGGTTATTTGAAAGTACTGCTAAccattctaaaagcactttcaaataGGCGCTTTTGGTATGTCGATGAAATTGTGGTTTTTGTAATCTAGACTTGAATCTGATGTGAAGAAGTGGTTGATTTGTGGAATGTGCGGATGCAGGGGATATTCCTGCAGCTACCGCTCAAGATGTGGAGATCGCCGTGGAGGCTGCTCGAAAAGCCCTTGCCAGGGacaaggcgaaagattggtccTCTGCGCCAGGGGCTGTTCGGGCCAAGTATTTGCGCGCTATTGCTTCTAAGGTACATTGTCTCCGAGTCTCACTATTTAATTCGCTGTTAGTGAAATCATAAATCTGGTTATCATCAGTTGCATGTTAAACCAATATTATTGCTAATCGTGTTTCAATCTTCTAATCTTTCGAATGGTTTTGAATAACTGTCGCTGCGTAATGAATCATGGTTGTTTGAGATGTATTCAGTTTTTAGTACTTTTTGTTCTGGTGCAGATAAAAGAGAGAAAATCCGAGCTAGCCAAACTCGAAGCAATGGATAGCGGAAAACCACTGGATGAAACTACATCTGACATAGTATGCTAGTGACATGTATTGAAATTATTATTTACGACGTTATGCATAAGATCTTATGTGATGGCATGGCACCTAATTAACTCAAATTCGATGCAGGGGGAAGTCGCCAGCTGTTTTGAGTACTACGCAGGCCTTGCCGAAGGATTGGATGCAAAGCAAAAGACTCCGGTTTCTATTTCCACAGAGAAATTCAAAACTCACGTTCTTAAGGAACCGGTTGGGGTTGTTGGGTTGATAACAGCATGGTATGTTGCAGCTTCTTTGTTTCAAACTAGTTTTAGAAACATCTTAataatgatttatatgttaAGGAACCAAAGTGCTTAACCAAAAGTGCTTATCTTTTCTGTTAAGGAACTACCCTTTATTAATGGCTGCGTGGAAAGTAGCTCCTGCCTTGGCTGCTGGCTGCGCTGCTGTTCTGAAACCGTCTGAGTTGGCATCTATGTATGCCCTGTTTGGTTTATACTTTatacatatgtatgtattttATTCAGTTGGTATGTTGATTTTTCACGTTTATGCATATCGTTTGTGTTATCCATCAATTCTAGAACTTGTTTGGAGCTAGCTGAGGTGTGTATAAATGTCGGTCTTCCTCCCGGTGTCCTCAACATTGTGACTGGACTAGGCAATGAAGCCGGAGCTATTTTAACATCTCATCCAAATGTTGATAAGGTTCAGCTTGTTCTCTTAACAAATTACGTTATTCGAATTTCTGCAAACTCGATAATTGTAAGATGTTCAAGTTGTTAGCCACCAGGCTGTAATTGCTATATGGTTAATATTCAACAGATCGCGTTTACTGGAAGTACTATCACCGGGAGCAAGATTATGGCAGCTGGAGCTCCAATGATCAAGGTATATGTCAAAGATTATGTTTTTCGAATTTATTATCTTCATTTGATCTTGGTATACTTTCTCCTATGTGGTTTTCTTTGTAGCCTGTTGCACTGGAGCTCGGGGGGAAAAGCCCCATTGTTGTTTTTGAGGATGTTGATATCGACAAAGGTTAGTACCTCTTTggataaataaattgctttcgTTAGAAACTAGTTGCACACGGATTCCATCCATGTTCGTGTCTAAAACGAATCATTTCAGAAAGCCAATAAGCATAATGTTAAGTATCTACTACTCTATGATTCAATCAAACAGCTGTGGAATGGACCTGCTTTGGTATCTTTTTGACAAATGGTCAGATTTGCAGCGCAACCTCCCGTCTCATAGTGCACGTAAGTATGATAGTACGATTGCGGCTTCATCGCTTTCTGTTAGTCCGTTCTGAGATGCGTAGATTTATACTAGAGAACTAATTAATCCCTTGCATATTGATTTTAGGAAAGCATTGCTGCAGAGTTTATGGACAGGCTTGTGAAATGGAGCAAAAACATCAAGATTTCAGATCCTATGGAACAAGGTTGCAGGCTTGGCCCTGTTGTTAGCAAAGGCCAGGTAAATCAACTGTCAACATTTTCTGCGTTTGCCTGTGGCGGAAAGCTAAAAAGTGTCACATTTAGTAGGATCTTAAGTATCGTTCTTAAGTTCACGATCGAAGGAAGTGTTATCTAATCCTCACTGCATCTGTTTCAGTATGAGAAAATATTGAAGTTCATCTCAACGGCTAAAAGTGAAGGAGCAAAAGTTGTGTATGGTGGGGATCGTCCTGAGGTATAAACTAACCAATACATAATACATGTCTTtaacctcaaaaaaaaaaaacttgacatgTTTTGTGAAAAAATGGATGGCACTGACAGCATCTGAAGAAAGGGTTCTTCATCGAACCGACCATCATAACTGATGTAACACCCTCAATGCAAATATGGAGAGAAGAAGTTTTTGGGCCTGTCCTCTGTGTCAAAACATTCAGTTCAGAAGAGGAAGCTCTTGAACTGGCAAATGACACCCAGTGAGTTGAATCTCCTGTTCTTGTTAGCCCCATTCCGTTCTTTCTCGACACTTTAATTTCTTCCTCTTTAGTTCCCTTGTTATGGTTCCTTTTTACTGACATTTGTTTGACCTTTGACAGTTATGGCTTAGGCGCCGCAGTCATGTCAAAGGATCTAGAACGCTGCGAACGCTTTTCTAAGGTGAGACTAAGATCTCTAACGTATAACCGTTTGTATGTTCTTTATTAGTATCTCTCTCATCACGTATGTCACGCGACAAGAGAGAGAATACTAATAGCAGCATTTTGTTGCTGTGACGTCCTGCAGGGCCTTCAAGCAGGAATTGTATGGATCAATTCCTCACAGCCATCCTTCATTCAGGCTCCATGGGGAGGCAACAAACGGAGTGGTTTCGGGCGTGAATTAGGGGAATGGTACATGGATTTTCTCACTAAATCTCAGCATTGTGTTAGTTATATTAATCTTGTGTTAATTtgatttaatgttgtataatcgTTATTAAGATTTTGATTAGGGAAAAAGGGTAATGGTGTTATTTTTGTTTCGCAACAGGGGACTGGAGCTTTACTTGAGCGTCAAGCAGGTTACTGAATATGTATCAGATCAACCCTGGGGTTGGTTCGAGGCACCTCCACTGGAGGACGATTCGGAAATGAGTTATtattagaaagaaagaaaaacccaaCTACATAGAAGAAAATAAGAAGGGTTATTATAATATATACGAGCAGAGAGCACACAttgtgtgtgaacaatttcttttaataagtgcatattttttttaatattacataattactgttttgtcctccttatgtaaatattgtgtatcaaaagtgagagtaaaattggaaaaataagtatatgattgtcatttttctaaaaaaaaaaagaaggtaaaataggaaaaatagggatatgattgtcattttgtcaaaaggtacaaaattactattttgccatCCTTTTGTCAATaatgtgtatcaaaagtgagggcaaaatagaaaaaaaggggaaaaagttGACAATGAGGGTTCTCTTAATAGTATAGATAGATATAGAAAatagatatacatatatatatatatataatatttactaGACCTTTGAGATATAGTCTTGTTATTCAATTTTATGAAAGGATTGAGATTCACTTTGGATTTCTGTGTACGCAGTCTACAAACTAAGAGATTCAGACcgctcatttttaattttacgACATCCATTAGCCTATCTCACTACCCACTTCATAAGACCCCAAAAAACGTGAGCAATTAAGATCCCTTTCTTGTTTTGAACGGTCCCGATCTTTTCGTACTCAGCCTTGGGGTATATGGATCAGGAGTGGATCTCATTCTCTTATGAAACATGTGTAGTTAGTGAATATAGTATTGTGGATGACTTGTAATTTAAGTGATCTTGCATTTGATTTTGCTTTTTCAAAATGTAACTCGCTGCCCGCTTCTATCACAACTAAAAGCATGCCCTACTGTGACAGTATCTTAAACTAATAACGCACGCTAAATTaaaaaaggcttattatattagcacCTCACAAATTATTGAATAAACTCCACTTACTTAATTTaccccacatttactttttcaattaaaaattatcttaatataCTCAACTTCcttccccataataccctcacatcccacattcttaatatacactttatattttctacacacaccccacatttctcaaattttataacacttttattttgccgaatgatttcaaactaTCTGAACGTTATTTGGccaaatgatttcaaattgaatgatgtcaaaaaatgtttaggttcatTTGAACGTTTTTCAATAACAATGATAATGATTTCGAAGCATTCGAAACATCAATTTTgtgttccattcgtcaaaaattatttttctcaatcaacatgtttgtagtttcattgcttagggttttattcaacaatgg of Malus sylvestris chromosome 6, drMalSylv7.2, whole genome shotgun sequence contains these proteins:
- the LOC126626263 gene encoding uncharacterized protein LOC126626263 — protein: MNGDKANYETSWADQWDYNNNSTYPVEVKGDGGVAAKCKQKVGEGLVKTKAVASTGAKKVKVGASAGFHWIKEKCQKTTSKR
- the LOC126626257 gene encoding aminoaldehyde dehydrogenase 2, peroxisomal-like, with the protein product MAVRVPRRQLFIDGEWREPSLKKRIPVINPATEETIGDIPAATAQDVEIAVEAARKALARDKAKDWSSAPGAVRAKYLRAIASKIKERKSELAKLEAMDSGKPLDETTSDIGEVASCFEYYAGLAEGLDAKQKTPVSISTEKFKTHVLKEPVGVVGLITAWNYPLLMAAWKVAPALAAGCAAVLKPSELASITCLELAEVCINVGLPPGVLNIVTGLGNEAGAILTSHPNVDKIAFTGSTITGSKIMAAGAPMIKPVALELGGKSPIVVFEDVDIDKAVEWTCFGIFLTNGQICSATSRLIVHESIAAEFMDRLVKWSKNIKISDPMEQGCRLGPVVSKGQYEKILKFISTAKSEGAKVVYGGDRPEHLKKGFFIEPTIITDVTPSMQIWREEVFGPVLCVKTFSSEEEALELANDTHYGLGAAVMSKDLERCERFSKGLQAGIVWINSSQPSFIQAPWGGNKRSGFGRELGEWGLELYLSVKQVTEYVSDQPWGWFEAPPLEDDSEMSYY